The proteins below are encoded in one region of Paraburkholderia aromaticivorans:
- a CDS encoding alpha/beta hydrolase: MTPSTTTPRSTELEAQYNMRLLRPDFEASLLPEWLTRSAAFRRLPGAQLDVAYGPGERDRLDYFPAASADAPLLIFFHGGFWQRGDKSVYSFVAEPFVAEDVSVVLVNYTLCPAVSVEEIVAQSQRAVAWLWRHAGELECSRERWFVSGHSAGGHLAARIMATHWDTLGDDLPKQMLTGAILISALFDLEPLCETSINEGLRLDREQARAVSALRHPPATDARQLIAVGGAETPAFHQQARAYEMAFANAQRFMPHYRIDDCDHFDVVQAFANRTHPFFELCREFIRSR; this comes from the coding sequence ATGACGCCTTCCACAACGACTCCACGGTCCACCGAACTTGAAGCGCAATACAACATGCGCCTGCTGCGCCCCGATTTCGAGGCCAGCCTGCTGCCGGAATGGTTGACACGTTCAGCCGCCTTCAGGCGCTTGCCCGGCGCGCAACTGGATGTGGCGTACGGTCCGGGCGAACGGGATCGTCTGGACTACTTTCCCGCCGCGTCCGCTGATGCGCCGCTGCTGATCTTCTTTCACGGCGGCTTCTGGCAACGTGGCGACAAGTCAGTGTACAGCTTCGTGGCCGAACCGTTCGTGGCCGAAGATGTATCGGTCGTGCTGGTGAATTACACACTGTGCCCGGCGGTTTCGGTCGAAGAAATCGTCGCCCAGTCGCAGCGGGCCGTGGCGTGGCTATGGCGTCACGCCGGCGAACTCGAATGCTCGCGCGAGCGCTGGTTCGTCAGCGGCCATTCGGCGGGCGGCCATCTGGCCGCGCGAATCATGGCCACGCACTGGGATACCCTCGGCGATGATTTGCCAAAGCAGATGCTCACCGGCGCGATCCTGATCTCGGCATTGTTCGACCTGGAGCCGCTGTGCGAGACCTCGATCAACGAAGGCTTGCGGCTCGACCGTGAGCAGGCACGCGCCGTGAGCGCGCTCCGGCATCCGCCCGCGACCGACGCGCGGCAGCTGATCGCGGTGGGCGGCGCCGAAACACCGGCGTTTCATCAGCAGGCCCGCGCTTACGAAATGGCATTCGCCAATGCGCAGCGTTTCATGCCACATTATCGGATCGACGACTGCGATCATTTCGACGTGGTACAGGCCTTCGCGAACCGCACTCATCCATTCTTCGAACTCTGCCGCGAGTTCATCCGCTCGCGTTAG
- a CDS encoding oxygenase has protein sequence MNAVTETLAADVANTAGNPAVTPSRSARRDWTPLNYDLRDAWFPVSHSRDVTEKPIRRIVHSQPYFLWRDHTGKPFAAEFRPEQLEQRRAQARAFTGGSACYPVVERYGYIWAWYGNPDRADAQLLPHIPFLPLDGSLPGYTQRTVRFDSTSALSIENLIDLTHADFLHANTIGDGNSESDIVETEWTSETVTRTRIVTQKSVAPIMRWVGGVRAKYQDFRAVLHVHLRSNVCISYPRFRPGYDVPNLQPFVPVGRHRSRCDVTFNTTAAPIPLRYVMPRIAFVIQPQDNSVIRPQNERYFDPDDRLDLHSRFDAPGTRYRFLMDQLVQRQARGDFSYGSDAEPGRDIRALLGMVD, from the coding sequence ATGAATGCCGTTACCGAAACACTCGCCGCCGACGTGGCCAATACCGCCGGCAACCCCGCTGTCACACCATCGAGATCCGCGCGCCGCGACTGGACACCACTCAACTACGATCTGCGCGACGCCTGGTTCCCCGTTTCACATAGCCGCGACGTGACGGAAAAGCCGATTCGCCGCATCGTCCATTCGCAGCCGTATTTTCTGTGGCGGGACCACACGGGTAAGCCGTTCGCCGCCGAGTTCCGTCCCGAGCAACTGGAACAGCGTCGTGCACAGGCCCGCGCGTTCACTGGCGGCTCGGCTTGCTATCCCGTGGTCGAGCGCTACGGCTATATCTGGGCGTGGTACGGCAATCCGGATCGCGCCGATGCGCAATTGCTGCCGCACATCCCGTTTCTGCCGCTCGACGGCAGCTTGCCCGGCTATACGCAACGCACGGTGCGCTTCGATTCGACCTCGGCACTCTCGATCGAAAATCTGATCGATCTCACGCACGCCGACTTTCTGCATGCGAACACGATTGGCGACGGGAACTCCGAGTCCGACATCGTCGAAACGGAATGGACTTCGGAGACGGTCACGCGCACCCGCATCGTTACGCAGAAGTCAGTCGCGCCGATCATGCGATGGGTCGGCGGCGTGCGTGCGAAGTACCAGGATTTTCGTGCGGTGCTGCACGTGCATTTGCGCAGCAACGTGTGCATTTCCTACCCACGTTTCCGGCCCGGCTACGACGTGCCGAATCTGCAACCTTTCGTGCCGGTAGGCCGCCATCGCTCACGCTGTGACGTCACCTTCAATACGACAGCGGCGCCGATTCCGTTGCGCTACGTGATGCCGCGAATCGCGTTCGTGATCCAGCCGCAGGACAACTCGGTGATCCGGCCGCAGAACGAGCGCTATTTCGATCCGGACGATCGACTCGATCTGCATTCGCGTTTCGACGCACCGGGTACGCGCTATCGCTTCCTGATGGATCAACTGGTGCAACGGCAGGCGCGCGGCGACTTCTCCTACGGATCGGACGCGGAACCGGGACGCGATATCCGCGCGCTGCTTGGCATGGTGGATTGA
- a CDS encoding Rieske 2Fe-2S domain-containing protein, translated as MTTGNWWTASLRESVNGEKPLAVVCNGEALVLFRNAAGELCALEDRCPHRRVPLALGTVTPKGLQCGYHGWTFNGTTGMCTEIPNLREDERVPSRYGARAYRVAESGGFVHVWLGEGNPADSPLPGADYQPRGAEFSGTAVVNIAHDEYLAAMLDGPECLLEFASVRMTDFFLGDPRVEAGHLVVDRGAVWKSRMLPPAFVVDHPLIVRTAVPLEGGTIRVELLDADEAPLVTMCIASSANRRGTTSLCWRGFRHDRRVGGAPLRWYLARLRARAPFRIHRKIGGAALAALLVAPSRDLATARAARRPPLSEAA; from the coding sequence ATGACGACAGGCAACTGGTGGACGGCGAGCCTTCGCGAATCGGTGAACGGCGAGAAGCCGCTCGCGGTGGTGTGCAACGGTGAGGCACTCGTGCTGTTCCGCAATGCGGCTGGCGAATTGTGCGCGCTTGAGGACCGGTGTCCGCATCGGCGCGTGCCGCTTGCACTCGGCACGGTCACGCCGAAGGGTCTGCAATGCGGCTATCACGGCTGGACCTTCAACGGCACGACCGGCATGTGCACCGAGATTCCGAATCTGCGCGAGGATGAGCGCGTTCCGTCGCGGTATGGCGCGCGGGCTTATCGGGTTGCTGAAAGTGGCGGCTTCGTGCACGTATGGCTAGGCGAGGGGAATCCCGCCGACTCGCCGTTGCCGGGTGCGGACTATCAGCCGCGAGGCGCCGAGTTCAGCGGCACGGCGGTCGTCAATATCGCGCACGACGAGTATCTCGCTGCGATGCTCGATGGCCCCGAATGTCTGCTTGAATTCGCCAGCGTGCGCATGACCGATTTCTTCCTCGGCGATCCCCGCGTGGAAGCAGGACATCTCGTGGTCGATCGCGGCGCGGTGTGGAAGTCGCGGATGTTGCCGCCGGCTTTCGTTGTGGATCATCCGCTGATCGTGCGCACGGCGGTGCCGCTCGAAGGCGGCACGATCCGCGTCGAACTGCTGGACGCGGACGAAGCGCCGCTCGTGACTATGTGTATCGCCTCCAGTGCCAATCGGCGCGGCACCACCAGCCTGTGCTGGCGCGGCTTCAGACACGACAGGCGCGTTGGCGGTGCGCCGCTGCGCTGGTATCTCGCGCGGCTTCGCGCACGCGCGCCGTTCCGGATCCATCGAAAGATCGGCGGTGCCGCGTTGGCTGCGTTGCTGGTGGCGCCGTCGCGTGATCTGGCCACGGCACGCGCGGCGCGGCGTCCACCGCTGAGCGAGGCAGCCTGA
- a CDS encoding amidohydrolase family protein: MLIDVHAHLFTPAMLKRHEFWGPFMKTKGLTVGHFSLGTTQPSKARDDDEAEANLLARMTHDARRKLMTERGVDKLVLSTPSHAFMYWAGEFGDEYARICNDELSAFCAKDPDHFAFWAHANLANPAEAAREIERAVTQLGAKGVCVGGANFNGLEAHSEELFPVWEQLEKLDAPIMVHGFNQSIYWGEKHTDDKFETTSIVGDCFDETLFFWNLINGGALDTFPGLKTYITHAGGMAIFQLGRLNDLNRVMAPDSRNKRPVMDYLPNFFFDLDVHASGLRRGVVEVVGVDNLVYGTNFGGAYDHGDLTEGLGLSETDREKIRSGNAIKLLKLDVSEQVAA; this comes from the coding sequence ATGCTGATCGACGTCCACGCCCATCTTTTCACCCCCGCGATGCTTAAGCGCCATGAGTTCTGGGGCCCCTTCATGAAGACCAAAGGACTGACCGTCGGTCATTTTTCGCTCGGCACGACGCAACCGTCGAAAGCGCGCGACGACGACGAAGCCGAAGCAAACCTGCTCGCGCGCATGACGCATGACGCGCGCCGCAAGCTGATGACGGAGCGCGGCGTCGACAAGCTGGTGCTGTCCACGCCGTCGCACGCGTTCATGTATTGGGCCGGCGAATTCGGCGACGAATACGCGCGTATCTGCAATGATGAACTGTCCGCGTTCTGTGCAAAGGATCCGGATCACTTCGCGTTCTGGGCTCATGCAAACCTCGCCAACCCGGCAGAAGCTGCACGCGAAATCGAGCGCGCGGTGACGCAACTCGGTGCCAAGGGCGTGTGCGTGGGCGGCGCCAATTTCAATGGTCTTGAAGCGCACAGCGAGGAACTGTTCCCGGTGTGGGAGCAACTCGAAAAACTCGACGCGCCGATCATGGTGCACGGTTTCAACCAGTCCATTTACTGGGGCGAAAAGCATACCGACGATAAGTTCGAGACCACCTCGATCGTCGGCGACTGTTTCGATGAAACGCTGTTCTTCTGGAATCTGATCAACGGCGGTGCGCTCGATACGTTCCCTGGCTTGAAGACCTACATCACGCACGCCGGCGGCATGGCGATTTTCCAGCTTGGACGCCTGAACGATCTCAACCGCGTGATGGCGCCGGACTCGCGCAACAAGCGTCCGGTAATGGACTATCTGCCGAATTTTTTCTTCGACCTCGATGTGCATGCAAGCGGTTTGCGCCGCGGCGTGGTGGAGGTGGTCGGCGTGGACAACCTGGTGTACGGCACGAATTTCGGGGGCGCCTATGACCACGGTGATCTGACCGAGGGGCTCGGACTATCGGAGACGGATCGCGAGAAGATCCGCAGCGGCAACGCCATTAAGTTGCTGAAGCTCGACGTTAGCGAGCAGGTGGCCGCCTGA
- a CDS encoding SDR family oxidoreductase, with translation MTERLQGQVALITGAASGIGAATARRMSAEGATVVLADIDADAGASLARELTRASFVRTDVSIEAQIAQAVEHALQRYGRLDCMVNNAGLVGAFGSILDTDAAAWHATLAVLLDSVFYGIKHAGRAMVRQKSGCILSVASTAGVIGGLGPHAYTTAKHGVIGLTRSAASELAPHGVRVNAVAPGTTVTNMIVQGRGSLEAALDAAATASPLGTPLMPEEIAASLVYLASDDARHITAHTLVVDSGVTAAGASGSGQFHQRAAGFMGRMPGAADRTN, from the coding sequence ATGACTGAACGTTTGCAAGGCCAGGTTGCATTGATTACTGGCGCAGCCAGCGGCATAGGCGCGGCGACGGCCCGGCGCATGTCGGCCGAAGGCGCCACCGTCGTGCTAGCCGATATCGATGCCGACGCCGGTGCTTCGTTAGCGCGGGAACTGACGCGTGCCTCGTTCGTCCGCACCGACGTGAGCATTGAAGCGCAGATCGCTCAGGCGGTCGAGCATGCGTTGCAACGGTATGGGCGGCTCGACTGCATGGTGAACAACGCGGGGCTGGTGGGCGCGTTCGGCTCAATCCTCGACACCGACGCCGCCGCCTGGCACGCCACGCTCGCTGTGCTGCTCGATAGCGTGTTTTACGGCATCAAGCACGCCGGTCGCGCGATGGTGCGGCAAAAGAGCGGCTGCATTCTCTCGGTAGCGAGTACCGCTGGTGTGATCGGCGGACTCGGCCCGCATGCGTACACCACGGCCAAACACGGTGTGATCGGACTCACGCGATCAGCCGCCTCGGAACTCGCCCCGCATGGCGTGCGCGTCAACGCGGTGGCGCCGGGTACGACCGTCACCAACATGATCGTGCAGGGTCGCGGGAGTCTCGAAGCCGCACTCGACGCAGCCGCCACGGCATCGCCGCTCGGCACACCGCTGATGCCCGAAGAAATCGCTGCGTCGCTCGTCTACCTGGCGAGCGACGATGCGCGCCATATCACCGCGCACACTTTGGTGGTCGATTCCGGTGTCACGGCGGCGGGCGCATCGGGCAGCGGCCAGTTTCATCAGCGTGCGGCAGGTTTCATGGGCCGCATGCCGGGAGCAGCAGATCGAACTAATTGA
- a CDS encoding SDR family NAD(P)-dependent oxidoreductase: MDIRNKRVIVTGSASGIGASAVKALVAAGAKVAALDLNDEAGRNIAAEASAMGPGEAHYFRCDVSQRAQVDDAFSAAVERIGGLDALVNIAGVERKSPAESITQEDWDLMFDVNARGTLNTNQAAFAHLKEHGGHIINFASAAGVMGVPGLAHYSAAKAAVLGWTRTAAKEWGKYGITVNALAPAMWTPMYEKFRARLDAEQLAAHDAFMAQQIPLGGRLGDPDTAMAPVLLFLVSDGANFITGQTLAVDGGLMIP; this comes from the coding sequence ATGGATATCCGGAACAAACGTGTGATCGTGACCGGCTCGGCGAGCGGTATCGGCGCAAGCGCGGTGAAGGCGCTGGTCGCAGCGGGCGCGAAAGTGGCGGCACTCGATCTGAACGACGAAGCGGGCCGCAACATCGCCGCTGAGGCATCCGCAATGGGCCCAGGCGAGGCGCATTATTTCCGCTGCGACGTCAGCCAGCGCGCGCAAGTCGACGACGCATTCAGCGCTGCGGTGGAGCGCATCGGCGGGCTCGACGCGCTCGTGAATATTGCCGGCGTCGAGCGCAAGTCGCCGGCTGAGTCGATTACCCAGGAAGACTGGGACCTGATGTTCGACGTCAACGCGCGCGGCACGCTCAATACCAATCAAGCGGCCTTCGCGCATCTGAAAGAACATGGCGGGCACATTATCAATTTCGCGTCGGCGGCGGGCGTGATGGGCGTGCCGGGGCTCGCGCACTATTCGGCGGCCAAGGCGGCGGTGCTCGGCTGGACGCGCACGGCGGCGAAGGAGTGGGGCAAATACGGCATCACGGTCAATGCTTTGGCCCCTGCCATGTGGACCCCGATGTATGAGAAATTCCGCGCCCGGCTGGACGCCGAACAACTCGCCGCGCACGACGCTTTCATGGCGCAGCAGATTCCGCTCGGCGGGCGCCTCGGCGATCCCGATACGGCGATGGCGCCCGTGCTGCTCTTTCTTGTCAGCGACGGCGCGAACTTCATTACCGGACAGACGCTGGCGGTCGACGGCGGCCTGATGATCCCTTGA